CTTCGACGATCTCGCAGTCCTCGCGTCCCAGCCAACTTTTGGGCCAATCGGCTTCGGGTCCTTCGATCAGTCGGTGCGCGCGGGCTGTGCGAAGGGCAATCAGGTCGGTCTTGTCGATTCTGAATTCCAAGCGGGTCTGGCCGGACAGGATTTTGTTGGCCGTCAGTCGCGCTTGGCCAGGAAGCAGTAGACTTAAGCCATAGATTTCCCAAGGCGCGAGGTCTTCCGTGCCGTGGTCGGCGATTAGTCCGAACACTTCTGACGCGAGCGTTGGCACGGGGTCGCGCGGCCCTCCGCAGATTTGAGCGATGACGACGGTCGAATCGAACGAGATCGCCTTGCCCGCACCCTTGGCTTCCGAGGTCTTCCAGCTAAACTCGAAGCCTTCGTCCAATCGGGCCGAGAAGGGGATGCGTCTGCGTTTGAAGTCCGACTCCAGGCGAGAGAGGTATTTTCGTCGCTCGGCGTCTAAATCGCAATGGGGGGCGTTGCGCCGCCATTTGACGTCTAATCTGACGGAGCCGGGCGAGGCGATGGTGAAGGCGCCTTGGTTGAAGTTGCCAGAGAAGCTTTCTAGACGCCAAGTGTTGGGGACGTGGCAAGAGATGCCTTGCCACGCGATGCGGATGGTGGAGCGAACGGTGGCCGCGCCGGGCGGCACGGGCGGGCTACTCCTTCTTCTCGTCTTCGATCGAATCGCGAGTGGCCTTGCGGAACTCGCCGAGCGATTCGCCGATGGAGCGGGCCAGCATCGGCAAGCGCGATGCGCCGAACAGCACCATAACGATCACCAGTAAGATGATCCACTCTTGCGTACCCATATAAGCCAGCACTGGCATGAAACGTTCCTCCAAAACCTCGGTTGCCTTACAGTATACCCTGCTCAGCCCGCATAGGTTATGCGATAGATGGC
The window above is part of the Armatimonadota bacterium genome. Proteins encoded here:
- a CDS encoding twin-arginine translocase TatA/TatE family subunit, which codes for MPVLAYMGTQEWIILLVIVMVLFGASRLPMLARSIGESLGEFRKATRDSIEDEKKE